Proteins from a single region of Vicia villosa cultivar HV-30 ecotype Madison, WI unplaced genomic scaffold, Vvil1.0 ctg.001445F_1_1, whole genome shotgun sequence:
- the LOC131635212 gene encoding organic cation/carnitine transporter 2-like gives MEGSLQTNVTESHSNVDQQNKSMLSWDEIIEKSLSNFGWLDFLQAVLVAASMFFDAQQSFISIYTDNYPKWHCTDTTTNSSCSSSSDICKLPRSSWSWDTHPSNTIISHWNLECASTFITGLPQSSFFIGCLLGSFFLAALADSSLGRKNMLILSCVSMSITSMLIILSTNVWIYSALKFMIGFWRSSIGTCALVLLTEKVNVDWRFRVGIVEYFMFAMGYMSLPGLAYINRNSSWKSLYRWSSIPGIVYCVIAYFFVTESPRWLVMQGNEKEISKMLKMVSSQETNNTDNFASSLPKPPRKEKASIFQLYSSIGELFHKRWALKRIIAVMIIGTGIGMVYYGMPLTVGNLGFNIYLTGVISASMEIPTCVAIYLLENCQRKASVLVFSILSGVCSVMCVVLEHRVATGKVVLAMVAFFGACTAYDLFLIYVIELFPTRVRNTATSLVRQSVVFGCIFCPFLVSAGRKNNIFSYGVFGVVIMLSTITLLYLPETIGIILCDTMEQQEKKEIVLCDAMNQREITADNSSV, from the coding sequence ATGGAAGGTTCTTTACAAACTAATGTAACTGAATCTCATTCCAATGTTGACCAACAAAACAAATCAATGTTATCATGGGATGAAATCATAGAAAAAAGTTTATCAAATTTTGGGTGGTTGGATTTCTTACAAGCTGTTCTTGTAGCAGCTTCAATGTTCTTTGATGCACAACAATCATTCATTAGCATTTACACTGATAATTACCCTAAATGGCACTGCACTGACACAACCACAAACTCATCatgttcttcatcttctgatATCTGTAAACTCCCAAGATCTTCTTGGTCTTGGGACACTCACCCTTCAAACACAATCATTTCTCACTGGAACCTTGAATGTGCTAGCACTTTCATCACTGGTTTACCTCAATCTTCTTTCTTCATTGGTTGTCTTCTTGGATCTTTCTTTCTTGCAGCATTAGCGGATTCATCTCTTGGTAGAAAAAACATGCTAATCCTTTCTTGTGTCTCAATGTCAATAACTTCCATGCTCATAATATTATCCACCAATGTTTGGATTTACTCCGCCTTGAAATTCATGATCGGCTTCTGGCGTTCGTCGATTGGTACATGTGCTCTTGTTTTGCTTACCGAAAAAGTTAACGTTGATTGGCGATTCCGAGTAGGAATTGTTGAGTATTTTATGTTTGCTATGGGGTACATGTCTTTACCTGGTTTGGCTTATATCAACCGAAACTCGTCATGGAAATCTCTTTACCGTTGGTCGTCAATCCCTGGGATTGTTTACTGTGTCATTGCTTATTTCTTCGTTACCGAATCACCTAGGTGGCTTGTTATGCAAGGTAACGAGAAAGAAATTTCGAAAATGCTTAAAATGGTATCATCACAAGAAACTAATAATACCGATAATTTTGCTTCGAGTTTACCAAAACCACCCAGAAAAGAAAAAGCTTCAATATTTCAACTTTACTCATCAATAGGTGAGTTGTTTCATAAAAGATGGGCTCTTAAGAGAATCATAGCTGTTATGATTATTGGAACTGGTATTGGAATGGTTTACTATGGTATGCCACTAACTGTTGGAAATTTGGGATTCAACATTTATTTGACTGGAGTTATTAGTGCTTCCATGGAAATACCTACATGTGTAGCAATATATCTCTTGGAAAACTGTCAAAGAAAAGCTTCGGTTCTTGTTTTCTCGATCTTAAGTGGGGTTTGTTCAGTGATGTGTGTTGTTCTTGAGCATAGAGTAGCAACAGGTAAAGTGGTGTTGGCAATGGTTGCATTCTTTGGTGCTTGTACAGCTTATGATCTGTTTCTGATATACGTTATAGAGCTGTTTCCGACGCGCGTTAGAAACACGGCAACATCGTTGGTGAGACAGTCTGTGGTGTTTGGTTGCATATTCTGTCCGTTTTTGGTATCTGCCGGAAGGAAGAACAATATATTCTCATATGGAGTGTTTGGAGTTGTGATAATGTTATCCACTATTACATTGTTGTATCTGCCAGAAACTATAGGGATTATTCTTTGTGATACTATGGAACAACAAGAGAAGAAAGAAATAGTTCTATGTGATGCCATGAATCAACGTGAGATAACAGCGGATAATAGTTCTGTGTAA